The following is a genomic window from Psychrobacter immobilis.
ATGATAGCTCTTGTATGATCCTGCCTTCGTTACATGAGTCCCTTTTTTCAATAGTCTTGCTTGCCTTGCAGGGCTACGATAGCCTTCTAACAGCACCATGTCATAGCCATATTGGTCACTCATTACTTTATACACAGTCAACAGCCGTTGAACAAAATCTGAGTTCATTTTTTGCCAATTACGGTCAGCATTTTTGATATTGATATGACCGTTGTTTAGATGTGCAGCCAACATGTCACCTGAATAGCCAGTGCTATGATCTTGCGTGTTTAAGTCAGACAAATCAGGCTCAGGGAGCATGAGCGGTCTATCAATCTGAGGTATATTTGTCTGATTATTTGGCCAATAGCCTTCCTCTGTCTTGTCAGCTTGATAGCTTGCAATCTCAGCTTCTAGTTCAGCAAACAGCTCCTCTGGCGGAGGCGACGGCGGACGCAGACGCTCTCCTATGAGTAGTTGGCTGATTTGCAAATTTGTCGTGCTAGCCACGGTATCGTTGGCATGATAAACCTCCAGAGAATGATTGGTAATCAGGGCATAACACAATCCAACCGTTGCCATGACAATCAAAAAAGACAATGCCGATATCACTGGAATACGAGAAACATCTATATCCGAAATAAAACGAATAAACTGCTTGATACGATAATGAAATACCTTCTTTGGTGTCTTTATTGATGGATGCTTGAATTTTAGGCTAGGCAATCGATGAAAAAACACCATTACCTTATCTAATAGTCGCCCACATAGCTGCCGATCAAAAAGCATGACCATCATGAGGATAGAGAGCAATGTAAAGACCGATACAGTCAAGTAAATCATAGGCAAGAGTCAGCGACAGTTGAGACGATAAAAACAAAATAATAATAAACAGGCGTTGATAATTATGATTTCGTCAGTATTATATAGACAAATCATCTCCTTTTAAAATAAAGCTAACTTAATTACACTAATTTTTATTTATTTCTATCCATTCGCTTATCTACAGACAACTTAAAAATACCATTTCATTATAAAAATTTACTTAATAATTCCTAAGACCCTCACTGGTTATCGAATTTATAGTTTAACAACATTTTCAAAGTGATTCCTATCATTACAATCGAATTATAAAAAAGACAAATAAAGTTAACTAGTATAGTAAAAACAAGCTTGTAGATATCATAAAATTTGGATCGAAAAGCTTGTCTACATGGTAATAATTATAATAACAACCCAACAAATAGGGAGTTTAAATAAGTGGGCGCAAAAAAAATACTGTCATACGGCCGATCTGTTTTAGTCATGATTTTGGTGTTGTATCTCATTTTGGTCTGGATGTACTTTAAAGACAATGCGCGACAGCTGACCTCATCTGGCTTATTACTATGGTTTGTTTCCATCCCTTTATTGTTTCTTGGCTCTATCATGGCGCTCTCATGGTGGCAAAAAAAACTGAATAAACAAACAACCGATTCACCAGAGATACTTGATGGAACAACAAATAAAACAGACGCTATTAAGCCGCCCAATACTTATCAGTTATTTATCTATAGCCGTGTCTGCCTACCAGAAGGAGACTGTTGGTCTGAGGTGGTGGAAAATGACGCAGACCTAACCGTATTGAGCGAGGATTTGACAGATATTGATGGTATGCCAATGTTGGTCAAACCGATTGCAAGACTCCCTGATGCCGCTGCCCTACCATATCCTAATATCTCTGATGCCTATTCAGCAGATTCAGAGTTTGACGATAGCTATTCAGACCGTTATTTAGATTCGAACAGTAATTTAGACAATGATTTAGATAGCCATCTCGATGATGAGAGAGTTACCGAACGTAAAGCCGCGTTAAATGATACTACCTTGCGTTTACAGGCATTAATTTATGAGCAGCTAGTCTTGAGCGAGGAGATGCTGTCTAGCCTTGCCGAATACTTTTACCAATATCATCAACAAGATACGATTCAGTCCAACGCAGCCATTCATATTCATCCCGAATGGCAGCAACATTATTTGGTGAGTGCCAACGAAGTAAGTAGTGAAAATAACAGCCGTAAAGAGAACGGTGATGACAAAATGACAGCAGCCTCTGCTGGTCATTTAACCAATCTTCCTATTTATTTATGCTTACCTTCCAGCGCCGATTCAGCATTTTTAATCGCGACCATAAAAGAACAGTTAGCAATTTACGGTATTCCTGATACACGGATTGCTATTACGACCATCATAACTGACAGCACTGACATCGCAAACACCGTAGCTAATAATACCGCCATTGCCACACCTACAGAATTCATCAATAGACATCTGCTGCCTTTATCTAAATCAACTGCGCCGGATCTTTGCTTAATTCTCATTGCAGATTCACAGATAAGTGAAGAATGGTTAGACACTCATTTGTATGCTGAGCAAATGACCAATGTCATTCCTACTGAGGCGGGTGCGCTGTTGCTATTCTCGAATCAAGCGGCTCAAGAGCTACTCAATATTGACGCTAGTACCCGTATTTTATTAACGGAGATAGCTACAGCTCATCGCACTGAGCTTTTGAGTGATAAACGTCGCTATTTGAATCATTTAACGACTATCAAAAACCTATTAATAGACAATATGCTTTCACTGTCGCCGACCGATACGACCACGCTAAAAACCACCGATAAACAGATAGTAAAGCCCGCAAAAAAATCGTCTGACATCAACAGCAAAGAAAAAAACAAGACTAATGTTTCTATAACAGACATATCCATTACCGCCATGTCTGACATTAATCCATTAAATCAGCCTTATGACTTATCAACGTATATGAGCTTTCTTGAAGCATTTATAGCACAAGGCGCTCTAGTAAATGAGCATCATTTAGGGCATTATATGCCATTGAATAATTGGTTGAAGCCATTCATCAGCTTATCGTTATTCATTGACTTAGCCAAAGAAGACCAACAAGAGTCAGACAGATCATTTTTAATTACTCAACATAAGCACTGCAATATGCTTTGGTTGCTAGACTCTTCTCAAAAATCTGAGTCGTAGTTTTAATGGTGTTTTGTCGTGGTAAATACTCGTTTTATTATCTTAAGTTCATACTAGGTAGCACGCATGTTTTCAAGGTTTTTTCATCTTATCTATAACCCAAGAGTATTATTGGCGCTGGGGCTCATAGTCGCCCTAGTCTTACTTTATGATTATGTGACTATTAAAACCTTTGTCATAATCATTGGCGTCCTAATCACATGTACGGTGCTGGGGGCGCTTGGCTATTATCTGTGGAAAAAACGTAAGCTTGCCTCAGATGAGCTGGCAAACTTAGTGGAGGATAATGGCAACGAGAGCCAAGGTGACGATAGCCCTCATGTGGCCAAAGATGAAAACGCTCAAGAAGTGCAAGCGCTACGTCAGCAAATGCAAGAGGCCATTAAAACCATTCGCAAATCAAAGATTGGCGATCAAACAGGCAAAGCGGCGTTATATGAGCTGCCGTGGTATATGGTCATTGGTAATCCAGCCGCAGGCAAAAGCTCTGCAGTGCTACACTCTGGCTTAAAATTTCCCTTTATGGAACAAGGTAACAAGCTATCCGTTAAAGGCGTCGGCGGTACACGTAATTGCGATTGGTTTTTTTCGACTGAAGGTATCTTGCTCGACACCGCTGGACGTTACTCCGTTTATGAAGAAGATCGCTCAGAATGGTTGTCATTTTTAAGCCTACTCAAAAAGAATCGACCTAAAGCACCGATCAATGGCATCATCATCGCGGTCAGTATCGCCGAACTCACCAAAAACGACCCAAACTATGCGTTGGATTTGGCCAAGAATCTGCGCAGCCGTGTGCAAGACTTAACTGAACAGTTAGAAGTTTATGCGCCTGTCTATGTGGTCTTTACTAAAATGGATTTGATTTCAGGCTTCCGTGACTTCTTTAATGACTATGAGCAAGAAGAGCGCAGCCAAGTATGGGGCGCGACCATCCCCTACCCTGAAGACCCAGAAAACATCAATATTACTGACGTATTCGAAGAACATTTTGGCGTATTGGTCAATGGTTTGAAAGATTTGAGCACCACTAAGCTATCCTTACGTCATCAGCGCACGGTATCTCCCAGTCTAATGACTTTCCCAATGGAGTTTCAGTCATTACGTCCCATGATACGGACGCTGATGCATGCTTTGTTTGAGGACAACCCTTTCCAATTTAAGCCCATATTGCGTGGCTTTTACTTTACCAGCGCCTTGCAGGACGGGCAAGTTAGCAGCCAAATGACGTTGCAAATGGTACAAAATTACGATTTGCACTCACCTGCGATACCGCTCAATGCGAAGCAAGAAGCCGCAGACAAGCCCTATTTTTTACAAGATCTATTTTCTAAAGTTATTTTAAAAGACAAGCATTTGGTCAAGCAGCATAAAAATCGACACAAGCGCAGTCATCGTGCGCTTGCGACGCTAGCTGCTGTCGTGACTTTGTGTGCGGCTGTCGGTCTGTGGACATGGTCTTATGCCAATAATAAACAGCTCACTGAGCGTGTCGTGGCTGACTTACAGCAAGTCGCAGCGCTACAAAAAAATTCTAACGGTGATTTACAATCCCAGCTTGAATCGCTCAATATTCTACAAAGTCGAATCGAGCAGCTTGAAGGCTATGAAGACGACAAGCCGCTGTCTTTGAGTTTTGGCCTCTATCAAGGCGATAAGCTTAAGCAAAAATTGCTAGCAGAATATTATAACGGCATCAGCATCATCGTCTTAGCGCCAACCAAACAAAATATCGAAACGTTTTTAACCGAAGTAAATACCAATGCCGATCAATTAGAAGTCCGTACAGAAGACTCAAGCACTGATGGCACCTCTGATGCTGCCGTTAATGATGCTTATATCCAGTCGGACCCCACAGACGTTGAAGATGCTTATAACGCGCTCAAAGCTTATCTCATGCTTGGCAATCATGACAATTTAGAGGCCAGTCATTTGAGTGATCAGATGACCCGTTTTTGGCGCAACTGGCTCGAAGCCAATCGCGCTGACATGCCGCGTGACAAGATGATTCGCCAAGCTGAGCGTATCTTGAGTTTCACCTTGGCTCATGTCGACGACCCCGCCTTTCCATTGATCCAAAATGACTTAGGGCTGATAGACAAAACCCGTAGCAATTTATCCAAGGTTAGCAAAGGTCAACCTGCTCGTGAGCGGGTTTACTCTGAGATTAAAATGCGCGCATCTGCCCGCTTCCCATCGGTCACGGTTGCACAGATTACGCAAAACAATGCTAATGAAACACTGCTTGGTAGTTATGTCATTTCAGGCACTTTTACTAAAGAGGCATGGGATGCTTTCGTCAGTGATGAGATTGATAAAGCTGCTACTACGAGAGTGGTCGCCGATGATTGGGTGTTGGCCACCAGTAGCCAAGATGACCTTACCTTGACGGGTAGCCCTGAACAGATACGACAATATCTGGTCAATCGCTATAAGCAAGAATATATCAGTGAATGGAAACGTTTTTTATCGCAAGTATATGTTCGGGATAGCACAGGCTTCGATGATCACGCGGTCTTATTAAATCAGCTGTCTAGTGCCACAGAGTCACCGTTAAAAACCCTGTTTGAGACAGTAGATCGCCAAACTCAATGGGACAATAAAGCGGCTAATCAAGCAGCTGGCAATGGTGGCGAATCTCGTCGCTCATTCGTCAACTGGTTTAAGCAAACTATCCTGCGTCAAAGCCCTGCTGAGCTACGACAAGCAGAAGCTGCGATGAATAATGGTGGTAGCTCTAGTAACGCCGCGCCTGTAGCACAAGCAAGCTCAGGTGTGATTGCTCAAGAATTCTCCTCTATACACGCGCTAGTAACGCCAAGAGAAGAAAATCAGGATCTGTCATTATTAGACAGCTATTTAGTCAGTTTAGGCAATATCCGAACCCGTTTTAACAATATCGCTCGTAGTGACGACATCGGCCCTGATGCTTTGTTGTTTGCCTCACAAACCCTCAGCCCCGAAGGCTCAGAGTTAACCAAATCTCTACAGATATTAGATGAGCAGATCCTGAGTCAAGCCAACTCTGAAATAAAACAACTGGTTCGTCCGTTGTTGAGTGAGCCACTGACTCGTTCATTTAACATGCTGCTGACGCCCACTAAGGCTGAGATTAATAAAGTTTGGAAAGCGCAGGTCTATAAGCCTTTCCTCGATAATTTAGGCAGTAAGTATCCCTTTACCGCCAATGCAAACTTAGAAGCGACGCCTGCAGAGATCGGTCAATTCTTCGGCGAAGATGGCTATGTGGCGCGATTCGTCAACGAAACGTTATCGCCCTTTATCATTCGCCGCGGCGATCAAATCTCCAGTAAAATCTGGAATGGTGCAGGTCTGGGTCTCAACCCGCAGTTTGTCGCTGATTTTGGCCGTTACTTTACCAATTATATGGGCAGCAATAGCCCAGGCGCTGCTGGTGCGAATAATACTGGTGGCGCTGCCAATCAAACCACTTTTCAAATTATGCCATTACCCGTCAGCGGTTTGACTGAATATACCATTGTAGTCGATGGTCAACAGTTGCGTTATCGCATGGGTACTCAAGCGTGGACAACGTTTGTATGGCCAAATCCAAGTAGCCAACCTGGTGCCAGTATTCGAGCCAAGGACTATGATGGCAGAGACTTTACTGTCTTTGAAGAAGCAGGCAGCTTTGGGGTAGAAAGGCTCATTAACAGTGCACGCCGTACTGAACTTGGCAATGATATCTTTGAGATGGCATGGTCTGGTGACGGTATCACTATCTCTGTACGCTTTAGAATCATCAGCGGCAGCGGCAGTAGTACCACTACCGATCAAGGTCGCTCTACCAATCCCTTTACCGGAATGAAACTACCAGAGGAGATTATTGCCCTTGGTGTCACACGTACAGCAAGGCCAATTTCTGATAATAATGCTGTTGATGGCGATACTCCCAATGCGGGTTCTGGCACCAATCAGCCAGTACCAACTGGCGAGCAAAATACAAGCAATGTCACGCCGCCAGCCCGCGTATCTACTATAGTCCCTAATACCAATAGTGAAAATAGTCCACCAGTACAACCGCCTACTGATACCACGACGGCTACTGATGATCGTTCAGCCGTGACTGAAGAGCAGGAGCAAACGCCATGACTCCAGACTCTTTGCCTTTAGTATATTTTGGAAAATTGCCTGCTCGCGGGGACTTTGTCCGGGCGCGCGCTCATATCTCTGAGACCAATGCCATTGATGAATGGGTCAGCGAAGCGCTAGCCGTGTCGGAAAGTGTATTTAGCGGAATTCCGATAGACAATGTCAGCAATCATAACTTTGCCTTTTTAAATTTCAGTCATATCGACACTAGAGCTAATGAGATTATCACCGGTGTTTTGATCCCTAGTCACGATAGTAGCTATAGAAATTACCCATTGATAGGTTTTGGCGTGCTTCATCTCGATAAACCGAAAAACTGGATGAACTATCTGCCCGTCAAGTCATCAGCGCTTTGGAATGACACTTATGAAGTTTTAAGTATGGCTAAATCCAAAACTGATAATAGCGATCTTATGGAGCACCTCAACCATAGCCAACTCAGCATCGATAATAATGCCAGTACTTACTACTATGATTTTATCAATACCACTACGTTGCATGATATAGCGATCTTAATGAACATCGATAAAGCGCAGCTGATACAGCAAATCATTGCCACTGGCCTGTTATTTTTACCGACCTTTACTAAGGGTTTCCATGGCTTGAATAAAGCCATCTGCTGGTCACTTACCTCTGATAGAGAAAACTCGATACACATGGCCACTTTTTGGCACGATCTCATCAATGGTTTTTATCAGCCACACCAGCTCTACTTGAATACCTACTTATATCGTGTCGCTAATTGCTATCGCCTGCTCATAAGTTTTACTAAACCCGATGGACGTATACTCAAGCAAATATCAGAAAGTGAAAAAACTTATCCTGAAGATTGGGTAGTCATCGCTCATAGCGACTGGACTCAAGGCTATATCGATGAAGACATTGGATTGACACGGTTTAATAAAGTATTGTTACAAGACAATTTATATCTGTATGATACCAGGCAATTGTTTAAAAAAACTTTTTTAGCACAATAAATAATAGCTCACGATAACTGCTGATTCGTAACAGCTGATAGTAGCCGCCATGCATCATACCCCTGCAATTAGTCACTGCTCAACAATAGACAGATTAAAAAGGTACTTGAATGAAAGTCCTCTCTAGAATAACAAAATCCAAGCGAACAAATCACACGAAAAACCTGCTATTAGCCGCTGCTATCACACTACCTATGAGCGCCGTTGTATTTGCGGAACATAACGACACTCATGTGACAAATAATTCACAAAATGTGCCAGTGGTCATCAAAGGTGTGGTCGCTACCAGTTCAGACAAACAGCAACTGCTCGACAAACTAAAAGCACAGTATCCTGATAAACCTGTCAGAGATGAAATCGAAGTACGTTCGAACATCAGTATACCAACCAACTGGCAACAGATAGCCACGACTATCATTGATAGCGACATCTCTAACATTCGTCAGGGGCGTATCGACATTCATGGGACGACCATTAGCTTACATGGCAAGGTAAGCAGCCTTGAGCAAAAGCAAGCCATTCAAAACCGTATTCACTCGCGCCTAACTGATCTCTATCAATTAGAAAACCAGCTGGTCGTGGTAGAAGGTGAACAACGCCTCATAGACGAGACTTTAGGCAACCGTATCGTCGAGTTCGAGTCTGGTAGCACCAATCTAACGCCGATGGGTCTTGGTATCTTAGACGATATGGCAGGGGTGTTACAGCGGGTCGGTGATAAGCCTGTTCTTATCACCGGTCATACCGATAATGTCGGCAATTCTACTGCCAATCTTGCCCTATCAAATAAGCGTGCAGAAGCCGTCAAACAATACTTGATCGGTCGAAACATCAATTCGACTCGTCTCAGTACTACTGGTAAAGGGGACTCAGATCCTATCGCTAGTAACGACAACGAAGAAGGTCGCACTCGCAATCGCCGTATCGAATTTACCCTTAATGAATAACATCGCTATGTAGAACGTATGACGATAATGGTCACTAAGCAATGACGGTTAAGTGCTGATAGCTGGTTTGATAATGCTGAAAAACATACTGTCATTGCTACTAGAGATATCGATGCTACAAAAAACACCAATGCTAAAAGAGAGCCACTGCTAAAAAAATAGGGACATAACTATGCTACGCTTGACCAATACCGTGCTGCCTATGCACCCTGATCGGCTCTATGCCAGTGAAGGCAGCACTCAAGCGCCCTATCCGAGCGCTCGCCAAGACATCAATGCTCATGGTGCGTGGCAAGATAAGCTCATGCATAGCGCTGATGAAGCCGATATCATTGCTCAACTAAACCCCAATGGTAATCGCCAACACCAGCAGCACGGTATCGACACTTATGTGCTACACGTTTATATCCATGAGCGGCATCACCCTCCTTTTACGCCATTAACCAATCTCATCGGTAGCCCTCTGACCTTGAGCTTTGATATTCCAAGTGGCCTAAGCTTTCGTCATCTTTATATAACGGCTGTGCATCAGCTAGATCATGATGGCAGCTACGGCTATTATCGCCTGCTCGCCCAGCCCATCACTTATCGTCTGCATCAGCATATACGCGGTCACATTGATACTCATTTGACTGTACAAGCGATGGTAGCAGAGCGCACGGCTACGCTGGATATAGAAATCATCGATGACAGCAACAATGGTGAAGATGCTAACTGGTCACCAGCACGCATGACCCAGTGGCAAATAAGCGACTGGACACATATTTGCGAGCGGCTTGCGCGTCAAGGACTCACAGCCTATCTGCGCCATGAGCAAACGAATGAGCACAGTCCACCAAAGCTCATTATTACCACCGCAGATCCAAGTGATAGCGATGGAATCAGCCTAAATATTGGCGGGCTGCGTTACCAGCAAGTGTTACATGACCGTGTCCATGCACCTGTATTGGCATTGAGTGAGCAGGTCATCACCCAACCAAATTCAGTAACGATGCAGCGTTTTAATAGCAGCAGTGTTGCACACCCAACGCAGTCCGCTGACGTTGCGATGAGCAGTAACTCTGATGAAGTAAGCCATTCGAATAACCACACTCTCACATTAGACACACCA
Proteins encoded in this region:
- a CDS encoding M15 family metallopeptidase; the encoded protein is MIYLTVSVFTLLSILMMVMLFDRQLCGRLLDKVMVFFHRLPSLKFKHPSIKTPKKVFHYRIKQFIRFISDIDVSRIPVISALSFLIVMATVGLCYALITNHSLEVYHANDTVASTTNLQISQLLIGERLRPPSPPPEELFAELEAEIASYQADKTEEGYWPNNQTNIPQIDRPLMLPEPDLSDLNTQDHSTGYSGDMLAAHLNNGHINIKNADRNWQKMNSDFVQRLLTVYKVMSDQYGYDMVLLEGYRSPARQARLLKKGTHVTKAGSYKSYHQFGLAGDSAFIRNGKIVISEKDPWAMRGYKLYGKVAKSAGLVWGGDWRMMDLGHVELRKKGVLGRPEMAEILTSQ
- the tssM gene encoding type VI secretion system membrane subunit TssM, whose product is MFSRFFHLIYNPRVLLALGLIVALVLLYDYVTIKTFVIIIGVLITCTVLGALGYYLWKKRKLASDELANLVEDNGNESQGDDSPHVAKDENAQEVQALRQQMQEAIKTIRKSKIGDQTGKAALYELPWYMVIGNPAAGKSSAVLHSGLKFPFMEQGNKLSVKGVGGTRNCDWFFSTEGILLDTAGRYSVYEEDRSEWLSFLSLLKKNRPKAPINGIIIAVSIAELTKNDPNYALDLAKNLRSRVQDLTEQLEVYAPVYVVFTKMDLISGFRDFFNDYEQEERSQVWGATIPYPEDPENINITDVFEEHFGVLVNGLKDLSTTKLSLRHQRTVSPSLMTFPMEFQSLRPMIRTLMHALFEDNPFQFKPILRGFYFTSALQDGQVSSQMTLQMVQNYDLHSPAIPLNAKQEAADKPYFLQDLFSKVILKDKHLVKQHKNRHKRSHRALATLAAVVTLCAAVGLWTWSYANNKQLTERVVADLQQVAALQKNSNGDLQSQLESLNILQSRIEQLEGYEDDKPLSLSFGLYQGDKLKQKLLAEYYNGISIIVLAPTKQNIETFLTEVNTNADQLEVRTEDSSTDGTSDAAVNDAYIQSDPTDVEDAYNALKAYLMLGNHDNLEASHLSDQMTRFWRNWLEANRADMPRDKMIRQAERILSFTLAHVDDPAFPLIQNDLGLIDKTRSNLSKVSKGQPARERVYSEIKMRASARFPSVTVAQITQNNANETLLGSYVISGTFTKEAWDAFVSDEIDKAATTRVVADDWVLATSSQDDLTLTGSPEQIRQYLVNRYKQEYISEWKRFLSQVYVRDSTGFDDHAVLLNQLSSATESPLKTLFETVDRQTQWDNKAANQAAGNGGESRRSFVNWFKQTILRQSPAELRQAEAAMNNGGSSSNAAPVAQASSGVIAQEFSSIHALVTPREENQDLSLLDSYLVSLGNIRTRFNNIARSDDIGPDALLFASQTLSPEGSELTKSLQILDEQILSQANSEIKQLVRPLLSEPLTRSFNMLLTPTKAEINKVWKAQVYKPFLDNLGSKYPFTANANLEATPAEIGQFFGEDGYVARFVNETLSPFIIRRGDQISSKIWNGAGLGLNPQFVADFGRYFTNYMGSNSPGAAGANNTGGAANQTTFQIMPLPVSGLTEYTIVVDGQQLRYRMGTQAWTTFVWPNPSSQPGASIRAKDYDGRDFTVFEEAGSFGVERLINSARRTELGNDIFEMAWSGDGITISVRFRIISGSGSSTTTDQGRSTNPFTGMKLPEEIIALGVTRTARPISDNNAVDGDTPNAGSGTNQPVPTGEQNTSNVTPPARVSTIVPNTNSENSPPVQPPTDTTTATDDRSAVTEEQEQTP
- the tagF gene encoding type VI secretion system-associated protein TagF: MTPDSLPLVYFGKLPARGDFVRARAHISETNAIDEWVSEALAVSESVFSGIPIDNVSNHNFAFLNFSHIDTRANEIITGVLIPSHDSSYRNYPLIGFGVLHLDKPKNWMNYLPVKSSALWNDTYEVLSMAKSKTDNSDLMEHLNHSQLSIDNNASTYYYDFINTTTLHDIAILMNIDKAQLIQQIIATGLLFLPTFTKGFHGLNKAICWSLTSDRENSIHMATFWHDLINGFYQPHQLYLNTYLYRVANCYRLLISFTKPDGRILKQISESEKTYPEDWVVIAHSDWTQGYIDEDIGLTRFNKVLLQDNLYLYDTRQLFKKTFLAQ
- a CDS encoding OmpA family protein translates to MTNNSQNVPVVIKGVVATSSDKQQLLDKLKAQYPDKPVRDEIEVRSNISIPTNWQQIATTIIDSDISNIRQGRIDIHGTTISLHGKVSSLEQKQAIQNRIHSRLTDLYQLENQLVVVEGEQRLIDETLGNRIVEFESGSTNLTPMGLGILDDMAGVLQRVGDKPVLITGHTDNVGNSTANLALSNKRAEAVKQYLIGRNINSTRLSTTGKGDSDPIASNDNEEGRTRNRRIEFTLNE